Proteins found in one Streptococcus criceti HS-6 genomic segment:
- the trkA gene encoding Trk system potassium transporter TrkA, which produces MKIIVVGGGKVGTALCRSLVEEKHDVTLIEEKEEVLGRVSRRLDIMGIVGNGANYKILEQADVQHCDIFVAISDQDEVNMISAVLAKKMGAKETIVRVRNPEYSNAYFKDNNFLGFSMVVNPELLAARYIANSVDFPGALSVEHFVNGRIMLMEFKITEKSRLCDLSLDQFRRKFGNILVCAIKRDGQVIIPDGDDQLLTGDKIYVTGDRIEMILFHNFVKSKVIKNMMIIGAGRITYYLLNLLRNTKIKLKVIEITEKRSQYFSQEFPEIPIVLGDGTAKNILVEEGVENYDAVATLTGVDEENIISSMFLDTLGIEKNITKVNRTSLLEIIDTDGFSSIVTPKSIAVDSMMHFIRGRVNAQESSSLDAVHHIANGKIETLQFEIREKNKIAGKHLADVQLKKGVLVAAIIRKGKPLFPTGQDTYEVGDKIVVVTLLTNITDIYDLLK; this is translated from the coding sequence ATGAAAATTATTGTTGTCGGCGGTGGTAAAGTCGGTACCGCCTTATGTCGTTCTCTAGTTGAAGAAAAGCATGATGTGACCTTAATTGAAGAAAAGGAAGAAGTCTTGGGTCGCGTTAGCAGACGCTTAGATATTATGGGAATCGTTGGCAATGGTGCCAATTATAAAATTCTGGAGCAAGCTGATGTACAGCACTGTGATATTTTTGTTGCTATTTCCGACCAAGACGAAGTCAATATGATTTCGGCCGTCTTAGCTAAAAAAATGGGGGCCAAGGAAACCATCGTTCGGGTCCGTAATCCGGAATATTCCAATGCCTATTTTAAGGATAATAATTTCTTGGGCTTCTCCATGGTGGTCAACCCTGAGCTTCTAGCAGCCCGTTACATTGCCAACAGTGTTGATTTTCCAGGAGCTCTATCGGTTGAACACTTTGTCAACGGCCGCATTATGTTGATGGAATTCAAAATCACTGAAAAGAGCAGGCTTTGCGACCTTTCACTCGATCAATTTCGCCGGAAATTTGGTAATATCTTGGTCTGTGCCATCAAGCGTGATGGCCAAGTCATTATTCCTGACGGAGATGATCAGCTGCTCACTGGTGACAAAATCTACGTGACCGGCGACCGCATCGAAATGATTCTCTTCCACAATTTTGTCAAAAGCAAGGTCATCAAGAATATGATGATTATTGGAGCAGGACGGATTACCTACTATCTGCTCAATCTCTTGCGCAACACCAAAATTAAGCTCAAGGTCATTGAAATTACCGAAAAGCGCAGCCAATACTTTAGCCAAGAATTTCCAGAAATCCCTATTGTTTTGGGAGACGGAACCGCTAAAAATATTCTGGTTGAAGAAGGTGTTGAAAACTACGATGCCGTGGCTACACTGACAGGGGTCGATGAAGAAAATATCATCTCTTCCATGTTTCTTGATACCTTAGGAATTGAAAAAAACATTACCAAGGTTAATCGAACCAGCCTTTTGGAAATTATCGACACCGATGGATTTTCCAGCATTGTTACACCAAAATCCATTGCGGTCGACAGTATGATGCATTTCATCCGCGGCCGGGTCAATGCTCAAGAATCGTCAAGTTTGGATGCTGTCCACCATATTGCTAATGGTAAGATCGAAACTCTCCAGTTCGAAATCCGTGAAAAGAATAAAATCGCCGGTAAGCATCTGGCTGATGTGCAACTCAAAAAAGGAGTCTTGGTGGCTGCTATCATCCGTAAGGGCAAACCGCTGTTTCCAACCGGACAGGATACTTATGAGGTCGGTGATAAAATCGTCGTGGTAACCCTGCTGACTAATATCACTGATATTTACGATCTTTTGAAATGA
- the vicK gene encoding cell wall metabolism sensor histidine kinase VicK, with the protein MNNNPVVENLNTFELALLILLALVALYFIYQAVREYRNAKTVRAISQKVTSLIAGDYTEDLHLKGDSELIELGTNLNDLSDVLHLTHENLSQERNRLASVLSYMSDGVLATNRVGKITMINDTARKQLNLTREEALEMNIMDLIDSDDYDYRDLITQTPEVTLYRRNEYDEFITLRVNFALNRRESGFISGLVAVLHDTTEQEKEERERRLFVSTVSHELRTPLTSVKSYLEALNEGALNEDVAPSFIQVSLDETNRMMRMISDLLQLSRIDNDTSHLEVEMTNFTAFITVILNRFDQIKSQQDSDKDYEIVRNYPLNPIWVEIDTDKMTQVLDNILNNAIKYSPDGGEITVSMTTTDTQLIISISDQGLGIPKKDLPLIFDRFYRVDKARSRAQGGTGLGLAIAKEIIKQHHGFIWAKSEYGQGSTFTIVLPYDKEPDDFDDEWEEDESVDDQ; encoded by the coding sequence ATGAATAATAATCCTGTTGTTGAAAATCTCAATACCTTTGAATTAGCCCTACTAATCCTTTTGGCCTTGGTTGCCCTTTACTTTATTTATCAGGCAGTTCGGGAATACCGAAATGCTAAGACTGTTCGGGCAATCAGCCAAAAGGTGACCAGTTTGATTGCTGGTGATTACACAGAAGATCTTCATTTAAAGGGAGATTCTGAACTGATTGAGTTGGGAACCAACTTGAATGACCTATCGGATGTCCTCCATCTGACTCATGAAAACCTTTCGCAAGAACGCAACCGCCTAGCTTCTGTCCTCTCCTATATGAGCGACGGAGTTTTGGCGACCAACCGTGTTGGAAAGATTACTATGATTAATGATACAGCTCGTAAACAGCTGAATCTGACACGAGAAGAAGCTCTTGAGATGAATATCATGGACCTGATTGATTCGGATGACTATGATTATCGTGATTTAATTACCCAAACCCCAGAGGTGACTCTCTATCGCCGTAATGAATACGATGAATTTATCACCTTGCGGGTCAATTTTGCCCTCAACCGAAGGGAGAGTGGCTTTATTTCTGGTTTGGTTGCTGTTTTGCATGATACAACTGAGCAGGAAAAGGAGGAGCGTGAGCGCCGCCTCTTTGTCTCGACCGTCAGCCATGAACTGCGGACTCCTTTGACTTCGGTTAAATCCTATTTGGAAGCCCTCAATGAAGGGGCTCTCAATGAGGATGTAGCCCCTAGCTTTATTCAGGTTTCGTTGGATGAAACTAACCGAATGATGCGGATGATTTCTGACCTCTTGCAGCTGTCGCGGATTGATAATGATACCAGCCATTTAGAAGTTGAAATGACCAACTTTACCGCTTTTATCACGGTTATTCTCAATCGTTTCGATCAAATTAAGAGTCAACAGGATTCCGATAAGGATTATGAAATTGTTCGCAACTATCCACTCAATCCAATCTGGGTCGAAATCGATACCGACAAGATGACCCAGGTCTTGGATAATATTCTCAACAATGCCATCAAGTACTCACCTGATGGTGGTGAGATTACAGTCTCAATGACTACCACCGATACCCAATTAATTATTTCAATCTCCGATCAGGGTCTGGGTATTCCTAAGAAGGACCTGCCTTTGATTTTCGATCGCTTCTATCGTGTAGATAAGGCGCGTAGTCGGGCTCAAGGTGGTACCGGTCTGGGCTTGGCTATTGCCAAGGAAATTATTAAGCAACATCATGGCTTTATTTGGGCTAAGAGTGAATATGGTCAGGGCTCGACCTTTACCATTGTTCTCCCTTATGATAAGGAGCCTGACGACTTTGATGATGAATGGGAGGAAGATGAGTCAGTCGATGACCAATAA
- a CDS encoding MBL fold metallo-hydrolase, translated as MTNKGFKYSILASGSSGNSFYLETPKKKLLIDAGLSGKKITSLLAEIDRKPEDLDAILVTHEHKDHIHGVGVLARKYGMPIYANKKTWQTMDAHNMIGKIDPEQKHIFERGKVVTFGDIDIESFGVSHDAVDPQFYRFMKDDKSFVMLTDTGYVSDRMAGLIENADGYLIESNHDMEILRSGAYPWSLKQRILSDKGHLSNEDGSETMIRTIGNRTKKIYLGHLSKENNIKELAHMTMENNLTQADFGVGHDFKVLDTSPDEATPLTDI; from the coding sequence ATGACCAATAAAGGTTTTAAATATAGTATTTTAGCATCGGGTTCCTCAGGGAACTCCTTTTACTTGGAAACTCCCAAGAAGAAGCTCTTGATTGATGCAGGTCTTTCAGGAAAGAAGATTACCAGTCTTCTAGCTGAAATCGACCGCAAGCCTGAAGATTTGGATGCTATATTAGTTACCCATGAGCATAAAGACCATATCCACGGTGTTGGTGTTTTGGCTCGAAAGTACGGGATGCCTATCTATGCCAATAAAAAAACTTGGCAGACCATGGATGCTCACAATATGATTGGTAAGATTGACCCAGAGCAGAAACATATTTTTGAGCGGGGGAAGGTCGTGACCTTTGGCGATATTGATATTGAGAGTTTTGGTGTCAGTCACGATGCTGTTGATCCCCAATTCTACCGCTTTATGAAAGACGACAAGAGTTTTGTTATGCTGACAGATACTGGGTATGTCAGTGATCGGATGGCAGGTCTGATTGAAAATGCGGATGGCTATCTGATTGAGTCCAATCACGATATGGAAATCCTACGATCAGGTGCCTATCCTTGGAGTCTTAAGCAGCGAATCCTATCGGACAAGGGTCACCTCTCTAATGAGGATGGCTCTGAAACTATGATTCGCACTATCGGCAACCGGACCAAGAAGATTTATCTAGGCCATCTCAGTAAGGAAAATAACATCAAGGAATTGGCCCACATGACCATGGAAAACAACCTGACTCAGGCTGATTTTGGTGTTGGTCATGACTTTAAAGTCTTAGATACCTCGCCGGATGAGGCTACCCCGCTGACGGATATATAA
- a CDS encoding TrkH family potassium uptake protein, producing MNRSMVRYLLAKLLLIEAGLLTVPLFVALIYHEDWQAFASLLTTMGILGLLGLTGSAFKPKNYRIYTKEGMLIVALCWILWSFFGALPFVFSGQIPSLVDAFFEVSSGFTTTGATILPDVSVLSHALLFWRSFTHLIGGMGVLVFALAIMENSKNAHLEVMRAEVPGPVFGKVVSKLKNTAQILYIIYLGMFAIFAVILWSCGMPFYDSVITAMGGAGTGGFAVYNDSIAHYHSSLITVIVSIGTLIFGVNFNLYYFLLIRKFKIFFGDEELRTYLSIVAIATGLIFLNIFHLYGSWAQSLRYSFFEVSNVITTTGFGITDLTKWPLFSQVILLVLMIIGGSAGSTAGGFKVMRSLIVSKITKNQILKTLYPNRVMSLHVNHSPLDKATQHSVLKYLTVYAMIFIGLILLISLDNNDFIIVVSAVASTFNNIGPMLGTADTFAIFSPWAKFLMSLAMIAGRLEIYPVLLLFIPKTWSKY from the coding sequence ATGAATCGTTCTATGGTCCGCTACCTCCTAGCGAAATTATTACTGATTGAAGCCGGTCTGCTAACTGTTCCCTTGTTTGTCGCTCTCATCTACCATGAGGATTGGCAGGCATTTGCCAGCCTACTGACTACGATGGGAATTCTTGGTCTGCTGGGCTTGACAGGCTCTGCCTTTAAACCCAAAAACTATCGTATTTATACGAAGGAAGGGATGTTGATTGTCGCCCTCTGTTGGATTCTCTGGTCCTTCTTCGGAGCGCTGCCCTTTGTCTTTTCCGGTCAAATTCCCAGCCTAGTGGATGCCTTCTTTGAAGTCAGTTCAGGTTTTACAACGACTGGCGCTACTATCTTGCCCGATGTCAGCGTCCTCTCCCATGCCCTGCTCTTTTGGCGGAGTTTCACCCATTTAATCGGGGGGATGGGAGTATTGGTCTTTGCTTTGGCAATTATGGAAAATTCTAAAAATGCTCACTTGGAAGTCATGCGAGCAGAAGTTCCTGGCCCCGTCTTTGGTAAAGTAGTCTCCAAACTTAAGAACACTGCTCAAATTCTCTACATTATCTACTTGGGAATGTTTGCTATTTTTGCAGTCATTCTTTGGTCTTGCGGTATGCCCTTTTACGATAGTGTCATTACTGCTATGGGCGGTGCCGGCACTGGAGGCTTCGCTGTCTATAACGATAGCATTGCTCACTACCACAGCAGCCTGATTACAGTTATCGTTTCCATTGGAACCTTGATTTTCGGAGTGAATTTTAATCTCTACTACTTCCTCTTGATTCGGAAGTTCAAGATTTTCTTTGGTGATGAAGAACTGCGAACCTACCTAAGCATTGTAGCCATAGCTACAGGACTGATCTTCCTCAATATTTTCCACCTGTATGGCTCTTGGGCTCAAAGTTTGCGCTACTCCTTCTTTGAAGTTTCCAATGTTATCACCACGACCGGCTTTGGCATTACCGACCTAACCAAGTGGCCCCTTTTTTCTCAGGTTATCCTTTTAGTGCTGATGATTATCGGGGGATCCGCTGGTTCTACAGCCGGTGGTTTCAAGGTTATGCGTTCATTGATTGTCAGCAAGATTACCAAAAACCAAATTCTAAAAACCCTTTACCCCAATCGTGTCATGTCTCTCCATGTCAACCATAGCCCGCTGGATAAGGCTACTCAGCACAGTGTTCTCAAGTACCTGACTGTCTATGCTATGATTTTCATAGGACTGATTTTATTAATTAGTTTGGACAATAATGATTTTATTATTGTGGTCAGTGCTGTTGCTTCCACCTTCAACAATATTGGCCCAATGCTGGGAACTGCGGATACCTTCGCCATTTTCAGCCCCTGGGCCAAATTCCTTATGTCTCTAGCGATGATTGCCGGACGTCTGGAAATCTATCCGGTTCTCCTCCTCTTTATCCCAAAGACATGGTCTAAATATTAA
- a CDS encoding tRNA (cytidine(34)-2'-O)-methyltransferase — translation MVVQPFIQENYHETKGRNHVVLFQPQIPANTGNIARTCAATNSPLHIIKPMGFPIDDRKMKRAGLDYWDKLDISFYDSLAEFLVQCQGAIHLVSKFAESIYSDIDYADDQDHYFIFGREDKGLPEDFMREHSEQAIRIPMNDQHVRSLNLSNTVCMIVYEALRQQNFNHLDLVHTYENDKLK, via the coding sequence ATGGTCGTACAACCCTTCATTCAGGAAAACTATCATGAGACCAAAGGTCGCAATCATGTGGTTCTCTTTCAGCCCCAAATTCCAGCTAATACGGGTAACATTGCCCGTACTTGTGCAGCTACTAACAGCCCCTTGCATATTATTAAGCCTATGGGTTTTCCTATCGATGATCGTAAGATGAAGCGGGCGGGTCTGGATTATTGGGATAAGTTAGATATCAGTTTCTACGATAGTCTAGCGGAGTTTCTAGTTCAATGTCAGGGGGCCATCCACCTAGTGTCCAAGTTTGCTGAAAGTATTTACTCTGATATTGATTATGCGGATGATCAGGATCATTATTTCATATTTGGGAGAGAGGACAAAGGACTGCCAGAAGACTTTATGCGAGAGCATAGTGAACAGGCTATTCGGATTCCTATGAATGATCAGCATGTTCGTAGTCTCAATCTTTCCAACACTGTCTGCATGATTGTCTATGAAGCCTTGCGGCAGCAGAACTTCAATCATCTGGATTTAGTCCACACCTATGAAAATGATAAATTAAAATAA